In Seriola aureovittata isolate HTS-2021-v1 ecotype China chromosome 17, ASM2101889v1, whole genome shotgun sequence, a genomic segment contains:
- the LOC130185468 gene encoding cilia- and flagella- associated protein 210-like codes for MANLFKAEWARIQSPQRNQLSEAKMNIRQPARDRCGTNQNSYLNRFNSTVLRTLVEKENRVLTELKIRQQQLAENEKRKYEAMVQYRQAEDLRREQEKICKRKLKTQALTEYQVKQMKERELLKEKERQQDKRDAELLRKIDELHAQEVRREVEKKAESKKINLKNKLEDIDRAQLKREECRMEEQKLELLQKQILLQRKPEQTESSKRFEAQKEMVRDKLAATKKEQAATTALLEEKRFAKEVAKREAELAKQQKEKEKKRSAALQSVSDHRQNVILKKEQKANTEQHSNLNLLQANKEADMSFITSEKLKAQKIKEDRIKLDKANLSLAAKKLARLELLKKEERDSAVRNAEPTAQTKHLQQYVHHDLHKAAENLWCQEQHKFPISSKEPSKVDLRPTCLPPISKTAKATSAARDSTSQWFGLRFSTEGSSYRSADTGEPLPRLSRPKPRHKNPELRYRETTIVDLEQTCLSSVCTVCKLQ; via the coding sequence ATGGCCAATTTATTCAAGGCTGAATGGGCCAGAATTCAGTCTCCCCAAAGAAATCAGCTCAGCGAAGCCAAAATGAACATCAGGCAGCCAGCGAGAGACAGATGTGGCACTAACCAGAACAGCTACCTCAATAGATTCAACAGTACAGTCTTAAGGACACTTGTAGAGAAGGAGAATCGGGTACTGACTGAACTGAAGATAAGACAGCAACAActggctgaaaatgaaaagaggaagtATGAAGCAATGGTGCAGTATAGACAGGCAGAAGATCTGAGAAGGGAGCAGGAGAAGATATGCAAGAGAAAGCTAAAAACCCAAGCTTTGACAGAATATCAGGTGAagcaaatgaaagaaagagaactgctgaaagaaaaggagagacaaCAAGACAAGAGAGACGCAGAATTACTCCGCAAGATCGATGAACTACATGCACAAGAGGTTAGAcgagaagtggaaaaaaaagctgagtCAAAGAAAATTAAcctcaaaaacaaactggaggATATTGACAGAGCACAGCTCAAGAGAGAGGAATGTAGAATGGAGGAGCAGAAACTTGAGCTTCTACAGAAACAAATACTGTTACAACGAAAACCTGAACAGACAGAAAGCTCAAAGAGGTTTGAGGCACAAAAGGAGATGGTTAGAGACAAACTGGCAGCCACAAAGAAGGAGCAGGCTGCTACTACAGctctgctggaggagaagaggtTTGCAAAGGAAGTAGCTAAGAGAGAGGCTGAACTGGCAAAACagcagaaggaaaaggagaagaagaggtcTGCTGCccttcagtctgtctctgaccACAGACAGAACGTGATTCTGAAGAAAGAGCAGAAggcaaacacagagcaacataGTAACTTGAACTTGCTTCAGGCAAATAAAGAGGCTGACATGTCGTTCATAACAAGTGAAAAACTGAAGGCTCAGAAGATCAAAGAGGACAGAATCAAATTGGACAAAGCCAATTTGTCCCTGGCAGCTAAAAAACTTGCTCGTCTTGAGCTGCTGAAAAAAGAGGAACGGGACTCTGCAGTGAGGAATGCAGAACCGACTGCTCAGACGAAGCACCTCCAGCAGTATGTTCACCATGACCTTCACAAGGCAGCAGAAAATCTGTGGTGTCAGGAACAGCACAAGTTTCCAATCAGCTCTAAAGAGCCCAGTAAAGTTGACCTGAGGCCAACTTGCCTCCCACCCATTTCCAAAACAGCTAAAGCTACCTCAGCTGCACGGGATTCAACTAGTCAATGGTTTGGTCTTCGTTTTAGCACAGAAGGCTCCAGTTACCGCTCTGCTGATACCGGGGAGCCACTGCCCAGATTATCCAGGCCTAAACCAAGACACAAGAACCCGGAGCTCAGATATAGAGAGACCACAATTGTCGACCTGGAGCAGACCTGCCTCTCCTCTGTATGTACCGTCTGTAAGCTCCAGTGA